A genomic window from Equus asinus isolate D_3611 breed Donkey chromosome 25, EquAss-T2T_v2, whole genome shotgun sequence includes:
- the MCL1 gene encoding induced myeloid leukemia cell differentiation protein Mcl-1 isoform X2 has protein sequence MFGLKRNAVIGLNLYCGGAGLAAGGGGASSPGGRLLAAGKEATARREGGGGEAGAVIGGSAGGSPQTTLAPDSLRVARPSPIGAEGPDVTAPPSRLRFFAPTRCASPPEGMEAPAADAIMSPEEELDGYEPEPLGKRPAVLPLLEFVREASSGPCTDGSLPSTPPPAEEEEDELYRQSLEIISRYLREQATGAKDTKPMGGSGAASRKALETLRRVGDGVQRNHETAFQGWVCGVLPCRGPRRWHQKCAAGFCRCCWSRRWFGISNKIAFKCNN, from the exons ATGTTTGGCCTGAAAAGAAACGCAGTAATCGGACTCAACCTCTACTGTGGGGGGGCCGGGTtggcggccggcggcggcggcgcctcgtcgcCGGGAGGGCGGCTTTTGGCTGCGGGGAAGGAGGCCACGGCCCGgcgagagggagggggaggggaggccggcGCGGTGATTGGCGGAAGCGCCGGCGGGAGCCCCCAGACCACCCTCGCGCCGGACTCCCTGAGGGTCGCGCGGCCCTCCCCCATTGGCGCCGAGGGCCCCGACGTCACCGCGCCCCCCTCCAGGCTGCGTTTCTTCGCGCCCACCCGCTGCGCGTCGCCGCCTGAGGGGATGGAAGCCCCGGCCGCCGACGCCATCATGTCGCCCGAGGAGGAGCTGGACGGGTACGAGCCGGAGCCTCTCGGGAAGCGGCCGGCTGTCCTGCCCTTGCTGGAGTTTGTCCGGGAGGCCAGCAGTGGCCCCTGCACGGACGGCTCGCTCCCCTCGACGCCGCccccagcagaggaggaggaggacgagttGTACCGGCAATCGCTGGAGATTATCTCTCGTTACCTTCGGGAACAGGCTACCGGCGCCAAGGACACGAAGCCAATGGGCGGGTCTGGGGCCGCCAGCCGGAAGGCGTTAGAGACCCTGCGGCGGGTCGGGGACGGAGTGCAGCGCAATCACGAGACGGCCTTCCAAG gaTGGGTTTGTGGAGTTCTTCCATGTAGAGGACCTAGAAGGTGGCATCAGAAATGTGCTGCTGGCTTTTGCAGGTGTTGCTGGAGTAGGCGCTGGTTTGGCATATCTAATAAGATAGCCTTTAAGTGCAATAATTGA
- the MCL1 gene encoding induced myeloid leukemia cell differentiation protein Mcl-1 isoform X1 encodes MFGLKRNAVIGLNLYCGGAGLAAGGGGASSPGGRLLAAGKEATARREGGGGEAGAVIGGSAGGSPQTTLAPDSLRVARPSPIGAEGPDVTAPPSRLRFFAPTRCASPPEGMEAPAADAIMSPEEELDGYEPEPLGKRPAVLPLLEFVREASSGPCTDGSLPSTPPPAEEEEDELYRQSLEIISRYLREQATGAKDTKPMGGSGAASRKALETLRRVGDGVQRNHETAFQGMLRKLDIKNEDDVKSLSRVMAHVFSDGVTNWGRIVTLISFGAFVAKHLKSINQESCIEPLAESITDVLVRTKRDWLVKQRGWDGFVEFFHVEDLEGGIRNVLLAFAGVAGVGAGLAYLIR; translated from the exons ATGTTTGGCCTGAAAAGAAACGCAGTAATCGGACTCAACCTCTACTGTGGGGGGGCCGGGTtggcggccggcggcggcggcgcctcgtcgcCGGGAGGGCGGCTTTTGGCTGCGGGGAAGGAGGCCACGGCCCGgcgagagggagggggaggggaggccggcGCGGTGATTGGCGGAAGCGCCGGCGGGAGCCCCCAGACCACCCTCGCGCCGGACTCCCTGAGGGTCGCGCGGCCCTCCCCCATTGGCGCCGAGGGCCCCGACGTCACCGCGCCCCCCTCCAGGCTGCGTTTCTTCGCGCCCACCCGCTGCGCGTCGCCGCCTGAGGGGATGGAAGCCCCGGCCGCCGACGCCATCATGTCGCCCGAGGAGGAGCTGGACGGGTACGAGCCGGAGCCTCTCGGGAAGCGGCCGGCTGTCCTGCCCTTGCTGGAGTTTGTCCGGGAGGCCAGCAGTGGCCCCTGCACGGACGGCTCGCTCCCCTCGACGCCGCccccagcagaggaggaggaggacgagttGTACCGGCAATCGCTGGAGATTATCTCTCGTTACCTTCGGGAACAGGCTACCGGCGCCAAGGACACGAAGCCAATGGGCGGGTCTGGGGCCGCCAGCCGGAAGGCGTTAGAGACCCTGCGGCGGGTCGGGGACGGAGTGCAGCGCAATCACGAGACGGCCTTCCAAG GCATGCTTCGGAAACTGGATATCAAAAATGAAGACGATGTCAAATCTTTGTCTCGAGTGATGGCCCACGTTTTCAGTGACGGAGTGACAAACTGGGGCAGGATTGTGACTCTTATTTCTTTTGGTGCCTTTGTGGCCAAACACTTGAAGAGTATAAACCAAGAAAGCTGCATCGAACCATTAGCAGAAAGCATCACAGATGTCCTCGTAAGGACAAAACGAGACTGGCTAGTCAAACAAAGAGGCTGG gaTGGGTTTGTGGAGTTCTTCCATGTAGAGGACCTAGAAGGTGGCATCAGAAATGTGCTGCTGGCTTTTGCAGGTGTTGCTGGAGTAGGCGCTGGTTTGGCATATCTAATAAGATAG